The uncultured Cohaesibacter sp. genome segment TGCACTCACCCTGCTTGGGCTTGGTCTTTCGGGCATGATGGGAGAGCATTTTGTCGGCACGCCGGGCATCAAGCTTGAACCGATTGCCATTCCGTTTCTCTCCAGCTTGCCCATCATCGGCAAAGTGCTTTTCGGTCAAGACCTGCTTTTCTATATTGCCATCGCTCTGGTCGCGGGTGTGAGCTGGGTTCTGTTCAAGACGCGCTGGGGCCTGATCATTCGCGCGGTTGGTGAAAATCATGCCTCCGCTCATGCGCTTGGCTACAATGTCATTCGGGTGCGGTTTTTCGCGGTTCTGTTTGGCGGATTGTGTGCGGGCCTGTCCGGAGCCTATCTTTCGCTTGTTTATACCAATCTGTGGATTGAAAACATGACTGCGGGCCGTGGCTGGATTGCGCTGGCTCTGGTGGTCTTTGCGTCTTGGCTGCCCGGTCGCATTGCCGTTGGCGCCTATTTGTTCGGGGCGGTTTCGATCCTGCAATTCCATGCGCAAGGCTTTGGTCTGGGTATTCCGTCCCAGTTGCTGTCCGCGCTGCCTTATCTGGCGACCATTGGCGCCTTGATACTCATTTCACGCAACCGGAATGTTGCCCGGGTGAATACCCCGTCCTGTCTGGGACAGGCCTTCGTTCCGGATCGATGATCCACTGTCGCAAGGCTGCCGACAGTTTCACAAACAGCATTCCGGATTGTCTGGTTCGGGATGTAGCAATTGCAAGGAAAGGATCCAGTCAATGGATCTGGCAACCATGAGAGGGATGCTTCAAATGAAAAAGATTTTTGTAGCGGCTGCTGCCGTTGCTTTGGGTCTGTCCGCAGGTGCGGCGCAGGCTGCTGACAAGGTCAAGGCTGGCTTTGTGTATGTTGGTCCGGTTGGTGACATGGGCTGGTCCTATCAGCATGATCAGGGCCGCAAGGCTGTCGAGGCCGCTTTTGGCGACAAGGTCGAAACCACATTCGTTGAGAATGTGAAAGAAGGCCCGGATGCCGAGCGTGTGATCGAGAAACTGGCTCGTTCCGGCAACGATATTATCTTTACCACCTCGTTCGGCTTCATGAATCCGACCTTGAAGGTTGCGAAGAAATATCCAAAAGTGAAGTTTGAACATGCCACCGGCTACAAACGTGCCAAGAATGTTGCGACCTATGGCTCGCGCTTCTATGAAGGCCGTTATGTGATCGGTCAGATTGCTGGTAAAATGTCCAAGACCGGCACTGTCGGCTATATCGCTTCCTTCCCGATCCCTGAAGTTGTGCGCGGCATCAACTCCTTCCTGCTGGGTGCTCAGTCCGTCAATCCTGACATGAAAATCAAGGTTGTCTGGGTCAACAGCTGGTTCGATCCGGGCAAAGAAGCTGATGCTGCGAAAGCTTTGATCGATCAGGGTGCCGACATCATCAGCCAGCATACCGATTCTGCCGCTCCTCTGCAGGTGGCCGCAGAGCGCAATGTGCTTGGCTTTGGTCAGGCGTCTGACATGATCAAGTTCGCTCCGAAAAACCAGCTGACTGCGATCGTTGACAATTGGGGCGACTATTATGTGTCCCGCGTTCAGGCTGTCATGGATGGCACCTGGAAAGGCGAAGACACCTGGGGTGGTTTCGACAAGGAAATGGTGCATATGGCACCGTTCACCAACCTGCCTGACGATGTTGTAAAAATGGCTGAAGAAACCACTGCCGCCATCAAGTCCGGCAAGTTGCATCCATTCCAGGGTCCGATCTTCAAGCAGGACGGGACACAGGCCATCAAGGAAGGTGAAGTGCTTGACGATGGCACGCTTCTTGGCATGAACTGGTATGTTAAAGGCGTAGACGACAAGCTTCCACAATAAGGCATGTTTTATGCTGTTGCCCCGTTGGGGTAGATGACAAATATCAATAAGCCCCGGAAGCATATCTTCCGGGGCTTTTTGTTGGTTTATGCTGTTATGGTGCTGGTCTTGAAGGAAGGCATCACGTGATCGCAAAAAAGAATGCGGTTAGTCTTCTCGCTATTGAGTTGATCATATTTTATGCAACCAAGAATAGTATATCGGCGATTTTTCTGTGATATGCGCGCAATGGTGGTATATTGGTACAAGTGTATGACTTGATTGCAGCCCTGTTTTTCTGCATTATTGGTGTGCTGGTTTTCGATAACTTGTTATTGTTGGCAGTGTCCATAGGGTCTTGTATAGCTGGGGGGCTCGCTTGGTTGGATGCTGCAAATGAGGTCCTTCATCTGTGATGGGCCTCATTTTTTTGGTATATAGGGTTGTCAGATCGGCTCGATTTTCGTTTCTTGTATGGGCTTAAAAGCAAGTGGCAGGGTAATTTTACCTATTTGCCCCATATTCAGGAAACCTTTTGATGCGATCCATTCTTTGTCTGGTGTTGTTTTTTTGCCTGTCCGGTGTTGCGCAAGCAAGCAACTATGTTTCCTCTGAGGCGCATGGCTATCGTTTGTCCTGCAACATGGATGGCTATGTTTTGACCTCCAGTTATCCGGTTTTTCGGTTTGTCGAAAATGGTGCCATGTCGCGCATTGAGACGCTTGATCCTGAAAAGATCTATCTTGGAAAAAGTTGTGATGCATCGCACAAGGTGCTGGGACGTGGTCAATGGTGTTGGGCCAATGGGGGCTTTCGGGTGTCGTTCGGCGGGCACAATATCGGTTTCCCACGGCAGGAGCTTGGCTGCGCTGCCGACGTGCTGGTTCCGACCCCTTGCGGCTGCTGAGGTTCTGCGGAGGCATTCATAATCCCAGAATGCAACAAACCCGGCCTCATCGAGACCGGGTTTGGTTTTAAACGCCATTTCTCAGTATGTTATTGCATTCCCGTGATCGGCTGTTTCCAAGAATTGCACTAGATCATCATGCCGCGCAGGGCAAAGAAGAAAAATGCCGCGAGGAAGGCGGACACCGGAACCGTGATCACCCAGGCCGAAGCGATCTTTAGCAGCGATGACCGTTTGACCAGCTGGCGCTTCAGGGCTTTTTTCAGCTTCTTTTGCTGCGCGGCCGAGATGGCTGCTTCCGGTCCCATTTCCTTGAGGGCATTAAGCATCAGGCGTTTGTCATCAAGCGGGGCGTTTTTGAACTCTTTCAGAACCTGTTCCACATGGGCAATGTCAGGGTCGCCTTCATGCTTGGCAAGCACGGTTTCAACCACGCGCCCCATGCGCTGATCCAGAAATTCACGCAAGAATCCAACGCCAAAGACTGCACCGAGCGCCACATGGGTCGAACTGATGGGCATGCCGAGCTGACTGGCAATGATCACCGTTACGGCAGCGGCCAAGGCGATACAAAAGGCGCGGGAGCGGTCGAGTTCGGTGATTTCGCTGCCGACGGTGCGGATCAGTTTGGGACCGAACAGGGCAAGGCCGACTGAAATGCCGATGGCGCCGATCACCATGACCCACAAGGGAATGCTAACCTTTGCGGCTCCTGTGCCGGTGCTCAGGACCTCAACCACGCCTGCCAGCGGACCAACGGCGTTGGCGACATCATTTGCCCCGTGGGCAAAGCTGAGCAGGGCAGCGGCGAAGACCAATGGAAAGGTGAAGAGGCGGTTGACGCTGGCTCTGTCCGGGGTCAAATCCCGGGTTGCCTTGGCGACCATCGGTTTGACGATCAGATAACAGAGGACAGCAACGGCAACACCTGCCAGAAGGGCGGATGTAAAGTCGATTTTGACGAGCTTTTTAATGCCTTTGAGAGCGATGTATGTGGTGAAGGCCCAGGCCATGATCGAAATCATGATCGGGACAACGCGGCGGGCGGCAGCCACGGGGTTTTGCTGGAAAAAGACCAGACGCTTTAATGTATAGAGGGTGAGGGCGGCAACAATTCCGCCCATGACCGGCGAGATCACCCAGCTGGCTGCAATCTTGGCCATCGATCCCCAGTTGACGACTTCCCATCCTGCGGCTGCGATGCCTGCACCCATGACGCCACCGACAATCGAATGGGTGGTTGATACCGGAGCACCAAGCCAGGTTGCCGCATTGAGCCAGATTGCTGCCCCCATCAGGGCGCCCATCATGACCCAAACAAACACATCCGTATTGCTTAGGCTTGCTGGATCGATAATGCCTTTCTTTACGGTATTGACCACATCGCCGCCGGCAATAATGGCGCCGCCTGCTTCGAATACGGAGGCAATGCCGATGGCCATGGTCATAGTCATGGCGAAAGAGCCAACGGCCGGGCCAACATTGTTGGCCACATCGTTGGCTCCGATATTCATGGCCATATAGGCTCCGATAACGGAGGCTGCGATCAACAGAAAGGATTGGTCGACATGGGCAAATTCGTTGCCCGAATAGATCATCACTCCCACAATGAAAATGACTGCGGTCCCAATCCGTCCAACCTCTGTTCGACTGAGATCGGTCGCATTCTCGATTTTCACATAGTCACGAATTTTCATGGTCACTCCAGGACATGTCATTCTTCGGCGTGGTCGGCCATCAGCGACCTGACAGGGTTCTGATGCAAATTCGCTCGTACATGAACCCAAGACGAAGTGAAACCCAACTGCTCTAAAGCGTGCGGTCTCGCGAAGCGCTTTACCAAAGAGGGCTCGAAAGTCATCGAAGATTCTCGACATATCGACAGTTTCTTTATGTTTTGCGCACTGATTGCTCTTTTGCTGTTCCCAACATGCTTAATTTGTTGATACAAGCAGTTTGAAATTTTGGTCGCTTGAGACTCGAACGAGGTTTGCGCGCAGCAGCCTTAGGTCGCAGGGGCTGAAACTGCCTCTCTGCCAATCCCTGTGGGTTCTGATGAAACGCCTTTTGCCTCTCGTCCTATCGCTGTTTCTGTTTTCAACGCCTGCCTTGTCCTGTCTGGACGAGGATGTGACACAGTCAGCTGATGCCGGAGGTGCTTTTGCAAAAACTCTTCGGGCATTTGACAATGACACCTTCCTGAAATCTTATTGTGCCTTGAGCGAAGACGATCAGACGTTTGCTTTGCTCCTGTTTGGCAGTGCCTATGGTGACTATGAGGGCGATGACCGGGCAACATTGGCGCGTCTGTCCATCATGATTCCTGATATTCGGGAGAATGTTGCCTTCGTCGCAAAGCATGGCGAAATTCGCGAAGTCGATGATGAATGGGAAAGCATCGGCCTGTTGCGCATTGTTGAGCATATGCAGGCGCGCTTTCCGCAAACCAAGTCGGTCCTGACTGATGCCTATGTCAAGCAAACCGAGACCCTTTTTGCTGCTGCCTTGAAAGCGGTGGCGTCGAGGGAAGGGCAGTCAGACACAAAAATTATCGAGGCCCGACAGGCCATCGCAGAGCATGAGCGCCAAATCAGGGATTTGATGGATCACATTCAGTCCCTGCGCGATGAATTGCGCAAATATCGCACCATGCGCCATGAGCTTGAATTGCAGGTTCGATAGACCTCTTCTTTATACGTTGAGAGTTGATCCGGCTCGTTGCCTGTTTTATCCGGCGGCTGATGGCTGTGCGGTTGGCCGTTTTGTGTCTGAATGAAGCTGGTCTGGCTTTAAGCGTTTTCCAAGAATTTGAACAAATTTGATTATCGGGGCTGTGATACTCAACGTGTGGTCTTTGCGGATCAGTCGATAACATGCAAAAAATTTGCACAATTGCCATCGTTACGCAGGGCGCCCTAGTATTATTTTTACATTTCCATTCTAGTTTTACTTGGATTGATAAATGGGCGTCCAAAAATAGATAATTGCAGGCGAGGTCTGACCGTGTTCAATATTACGGGAGTTTCGGGGAACAAGCTGGCCATCATCATGGTTGTGCATTTGATTGCGAGTTCACTTGGGGTCCTTGCAGTTCTGTCATGGCTTGAGGGCGCGTTTGCTGGATATTCTACCGCGTTGTGCATTTTGGCCGTCAATTGTCTCGGTTCCTTGTCCTTGTTGTTCATCGTGAGAAACCGGGTTCGCAAACACACCCAGATCCTGACCCATATTTTTGATTCCATTCCCGATGTGGTGATCACCAAGGATTATGACGGCAAATTCGTTTACTGCAATCAGACGGTCGCCACCCTCTATGGCACGAGCTCCGCTGATATGGTTGGCAAGGACGATTTCCATTTTACCGGCAACCGGGAACAGGCGGATTTCTTCCTCGAAAATGTTCAGAACGTGATGGACAGAGAACAAGTCGAACAGGTCTATGAACAAGCCACCGATACCGAAACCGGAGATCTTCGACATTTTCAGTCGATCAAAATTCCGTTTCGCGATGCTAAGGGCAATCGCAAGATCTTTGTTCTGGCCAAGGATATCACTGACATTATCAAGCTGAAGGTTGAAGCGGACCGCGACAAAAGGCGGCTTCAGCAGGTTCTTAATGTTTCGCAGGAAGGCCTGTGGGAATGGAATGCCCAGACCAATGAAGTTCTGCACAATAACCAGTGGGAACATATTACCGGTGTGCGGCGTAGCGACAATAGCTACATGGAATTTGAAAGCTGCATCCTTGCCGAAGACAAACCAAAAGTACGTGATGCGCTGCGGCTGCTGATGGAGCGCAATATGCCATATTCCATCGAGTTTCGGATGCAGCGTCCCGACGGTAAGGTTATCTGGGTTTGGGACCGGGGCAAGGTTGCGGAATATGACAAGGATGGTCATCCGCTTTGGCTTGTTGGCATCGTGCAAGACATCACTGAAGAGAAGCATAATCAGGAAAAGATCACGCATCTGGCGTATTACGACCAGTTGACCGGGCTGGCCAACCGCACAAACCTTGAAGAAGAGGTGCATTTCGCCATTGAACAAAGCCGTGAGAAGAATGCCTATAATGCGTTGCTCTTTTTGGATCTGGATCGGTTCAAGTTGCTCAATGACAGTTATGGTCATGACATGGGGGATCGGCTGTTGCAGGAAGTTGCCAAACGCCTGAAAACCTGCGTTGGAGCCGGGGATACGCTTGCTCGTTTCGGTGGTGATGAGTTTGTTGTTTTGCTGGCCGGTCTTGACGCGAGCAATGAAGGTGACGCGGCCATAAAGGCGGAAGACATCGCCCAGGAGATCTTGAACAGTTTCGAACATTCATTCCTGCTTGGTGACTATGAATATTCCTGTTCCACGAGCATCGGAATCTCGATCTTTTCGACTGACGACATGACGCTGGATGAGTTGCTCAAGCAGGCTGACATGGCCATGTATGACGCCAAGGGAGCCGGGCGCAACGCCATTCGTTTCTTTAACCCTGAGATGCAGTCGTTGGCACATAGTCGGATCAAGATGGAAGCCGATCTCAAGCGTGATCTGAATGCTCAAAAGCTGGACATTTATTACCAGCCACAAATCGCTTCAAGTGGTAAGATCGTTGGTGTGGAAGCGTTGTTGCGTTGGCCACACGACGAGTTGGGGATGGTGTCGCCGTCGGAATTTATTCCCATTGCTGAAAATTCCGGTCTCATACTTAGTCTTGGTGACTGGGTTTTGAAGACCGCTTGTCTGCAATTGGCAGAATGGGCCAATGACCCGGTCCTGTCTGAAATTCACTTGTCGATCAATGTTAGTCCGGTGCAGCTGCACAGCAACAATTTTGTCAATTCAGTGATCAATGCCCTGAATGAAAGTGGTGCCCCTGCGCACAAACTGAAAATCGAGATTACCGAGAGCATGCTTGTTCGCAATATGGACGAGAGCATTCGTAAAATGCTGTGCCTCAAGAAGCACGGCGTGCTTTTCTCCCTTGATGATTTTGGAACCGGCTATTCTTGTCTTTCCTATCTCAAAAAGATGCCACTTGATCAACTCAAGATCGACCAGAGTTTCGTAAGGGATATTCTTGTCGATCCGAATGATGCGGCGATTGCTGAAATGATCGTTGGTTTGGGTCAAACGCTTAGTTTGAGTGTCGTGGCTGAAGGTGTGGAAGAGGAAGAGCAGAGGATTAGGTTGCA includes the following:
- a CDS encoding inorganic phosphate transporter, which encodes MKIRDYVKIENATDLSRTEVGRIGTAVIFIVGVMIYSGNEFAHVDQSFLLIAASVIGAYMAMNIGANDVANNVGPAVGSFAMTMTMAIGIASVFEAGGAIIAGGDVVNTVKKGIIDPASLSNTDVFVWVMMGALMGAAIWLNAATWLGAPVSTTHSIVGGVMGAGIAAAGWEVVNWGSMAKIAASWVISPVMGGIVAALTLYTLKRLVFFQQNPVAAARRVVPIMISIMAWAFTTYIALKGIKKLVKIDFTSALLAGVAVAVLCYLIVKPMVAKATRDLTPDRASVNRLFTFPLVFAAALLSFAHGANDVANAVGPLAGVVEVLSTGTGAAKVSIPLWVMVIGAIGISVGLALFGPKLIRTVGSEITELDRSRAFCIALAAAVTVIIASQLGMPISSTHVALGAVFGVGFLREFLDQRMGRVVETVLAKHEGDPDIAHVEQVLKEFKNAPLDDKRLMLNALKEMGPEAAISAAQQKKLKKALKRQLVKRSSLLKIASAWVITVPVSAFLAAFFFFALRGMMI
- a CDS encoding ABC transporter permease produces the protein MEFAEALLVSIVTASTPLLLAAIGELVVERSGVLNLGVEGMMILGAVCAFAVTLTSGNPYLGILAGMAGGIAMGALFGILTLGLVANQVATGLALTLLGLGLSGMMGEHFVGTPGIKLEPIAIPFLSSLPIIGKVLFGQDLLFYIAIALVAGVSWVLFKTRWGLIIRAVGENHASAHALGYNVIRVRFFAVLFGGLCAGLSGAYLSLVYTNLWIENMTAGRGWIALALVVFASWLPGRIAVGAYLFGAVSILQFHAQGFGLGIPSQLLSALPYLATIGALILISRNRNVARVNTPSCLGQAFVPDR
- a CDS encoding EAL domain-containing protein, with protein sequence MFNITGVSGNKLAIIMVVHLIASSLGVLAVLSWLEGAFAGYSTALCILAVNCLGSLSLLFIVRNRVRKHTQILTHIFDSIPDVVITKDYDGKFVYCNQTVATLYGTSSADMVGKDDFHFTGNREQADFFLENVQNVMDREQVEQVYEQATDTETGDLRHFQSIKIPFRDAKGNRKIFVLAKDITDIIKLKVEADRDKRRLQQVLNVSQEGLWEWNAQTNEVLHNNQWEHITGVRRSDNSYMEFESCILAEDKPKVRDALRLLMERNMPYSIEFRMQRPDGKVIWVWDRGKVAEYDKDGHPLWLVGIVQDITEEKHNQEKITHLAYYDQLTGLANRTNLEEEVHFAIEQSREKNAYNALLFLDLDRFKLLNDSYGHDMGDRLLQEVAKRLKTCVGAGDTLARFGGDEFVVLLAGLDASNEGDAAIKAEDIAQEILNSFEHSFLLGDYEYSCSTSIGISIFSTDDMTLDELLKQADMAMYDAKGAGRNAIRFFNPEMQSLAHSRIKMEADLKRDLNAQKLDIYYQPQIASSGKIVGVEALLRWPHDELGMVSPSEFIPIAENSGLILSLGDWVLKTACLQLAEWANDPVLSEIHLSINVSPVQLHSNNFVNSVINALNESGAPAHKLKIEITESMLVRNMDESIRKMLCLKKHGVLFSLDDFGTGYSCLSYLKKMPLDQLKIDQSFVRDILVDPNDAAIAEMIVGLGQTLSLSVVAEGVEEEEQRIRLQQLGCHVYQGYLFAHPMPVKDFVHFARCFRCKSVQQLDLDFPPANILRVS
- a CDS encoding BMP family ABC transporter substrate-binding protein; the encoded protein is MKKIFVAAAAVALGLSAGAAQAADKVKAGFVYVGPVGDMGWSYQHDQGRKAVEAAFGDKVETTFVENVKEGPDAERVIEKLARSGNDIIFTTSFGFMNPTLKVAKKYPKVKFEHATGYKRAKNVATYGSRFYEGRYVIGQIAGKMSKTGTVGYIASFPIPEVVRGINSFLLGAQSVNPDMKIKVVWVNSWFDPGKEADAAKALIDQGADIISQHTDSAAPLQVAAERNVLGFGQASDMIKFAPKNQLTAIVDNWGDYYVSRVQAVMDGTWKGEDTWGGFDKEMVHMAPFTNLPDDVVKMAEETTAAIKSGKLHPFQGPIFKQDGTQAIKEGEVLDDGTLLGMNWYVKGVDDKLPQ